In a single window of the Raphanus sativus cultivar WK10039 chromosome 9, ASM80110v3, whole genome shotgun sequence genome:
- the LOC108830652 gene encoding putative F-box/kelch-repeat protein At4g39756 isoform X1 has protein sequence MEREEARPQTKLLCLAWYALKITKGYLHHYLLTFFTLILGTFSTFSPTTTTMNTDVEPPSSHPSSFLSLPDDVVLNCLARISRSYYPKLSLVSKTFHSLIISSELSMERCHVKTTEALFYVCLQLPDHVPSWYSLWIKPDQILTNDMEEDYNKSTGNTLLVGIPSTHIPTVDIGLVGSKFYKFLPQKNSPAFSRLYFGNNFSFKARHMMLARNINAVAGSLDGKIYVMGGCSANESTSWAEVFDTTTQVWESLPDPGPELRSSSIKALIVTKGKVYVERSSEDKYFFYDPILGRWGVAENRPAVEMRCVIEDVVYSCDRFGCFWYDTKHNQWMVVHGLEVFNRNRRGGIIALANYCGKLLILWDRPGPGQNKNIWCSVIALERRDEVVWGHVEWTSVVLTVPSSYRFLRCKVKSG, from the coding sequence ATGGAACGAGAAGAAGCACGGCCGCAAACAAAACTGCTGTGTCTAGCCTGGTATGCTCTTAAGATCACAAAAGGATATTTACATCACTATTTGCTAACTTTTTTCACCCTAATTTTGGGAACGTTCTCTACTTTTTCTCCGACCACCACCACTATGAATACCGATGTGGAACCACCATCGTCACATCCATCGTCGTTTTTATCACTTCCAGACGACGTTGTTCTGAACTGCTTAGCCCGCATATCGAGATCGTACTACCCGAAACTCTCCCTTGTCTCCAAGACCTTTCACTCTCTCATTATATCCAGTGAGCTCTCGATGGAGAGATGTCACGTCAAAACCACTGAAGCCTTATTTTACGTCTGCTTACAGTTGCCCGATCATGTTCCCTCCTGGTATAGCCTCTGGATAAAACCTGATCAAATTCTAACGAATGACATGGAGGAGGATTATAACAAGTCTACTGGAAACACTTTGTTGGTGGGAATACCCTCTACACATATACCAACAGTTGATATTGGTTTGGTTGGTTCCAAATTCTACAAATTTCTTCCACAAAAAAATTCTCCCGCGTTCTCTCGTTTATATTTCGGTAATAACTTCTCCTTTAAAGCCCGTCACATGATGTTAGCTCGAAATATTAACGCCGTTGCCGGCTCTCTCGACGGGAAAATATACGTCATGGGTGGTTGCAGTGCAAATGAATCCACGAGTTGGGCTGAGGTTTTTGACACAACAACTCAAGTTTGGGAATCTTTACCTGATCCTGGCCCTGAGCTCCGCTCCTCTTCAATTAAGGCATTGATAGTGACTAAAGGAAAGGTTTACGTTGAGAGAAGCAGCGaggataaatattttttttatgatccGATACTAGGTAGATGGGGAGTTGCAGAAAATCGACCTGCGGTTGAAATGAGGTGTGTGATAGAGGATGTTGTGTACTCATGTGATCGTTTTGGTTGCTTTTGGTATGACACAAAGCATAACCAGTGGATGGTGGTCCATGGTCTGGAAGTATTTAATAGGAATCGTCGGGGTGGTATTATTGCATTAGCGAACTACTGTGGGAAACTCTTAATCTTATGGGACAGGCCTGGTCCTGGTCAAAACAAGAACATTTGGTGTTCGGTTATTGCGCTTGAAAGACGGGATGAAGTCGTCTGGGGACATGTTGAATGGACTAGTGTCGTACTTACAGTTCCCAGTTCTTACCGTTTCTTGCGTTGCAAAGTGAAATCGGGTTGa
- the LOC108830652 gene encoding putative F-box/kelch-repeat protein At4g39756 isoform X2 codes for MERCHVKTTEALFYVCLQLPDHVPSWYSLWIKPDQILTNDMEEDYNKSTGNTLLVGIPSTHIPTVDIGLVGSKFYKFLPQKNSPAFSRLYFGNNFSFKARHMMLARNINAVAGSLDGKIYVMGGCSANESTSWAEVFDTTTQVWESLPDPGPELRSSSIKALIVTKGKVYVERSSEDKYFFYDPILGRWGVAENRPAVEMRCVIEDVVYSCDRFGCFWYDTKHNQWMVVHGLEVFNRNRRGGIIALANYCGKLLILWDRPGPGQNKNIWCSVIALERRDEVVWGHVEWTSVVLTVPSSYRFLRCKVKSG; via the coding sequence ATGGAGAGATGTCACGTCAAAACCACTGAAGCCTTATTTTACGTCTGCTTACAGTTGCCCGATCATGTTCCCTCCTGGTATAGCCTCTGGATAAAACCTGATCAAATTCTAACGAATGACATGGAGGAGGATTATAACAAGTCTACTGGAAACACTTTGTTGGTGGGAATACCCTCTACACATATACCAACAGTTGATATTGGTTTGGTTGGTTCCAAATTCTACAAATTTCTTCCACAAAAAAATTCTCCCGCGTTCTCTCGTTTATATTTCGGTAATAACTTCTCCTTTAAAGCCCGTCACATGATGTTAGCTCGAAATATTAACGCCGTTGCCGGCTCTCTCGACGGGAAAATATACGTCATGGGTGGTTGCAGTGCAAATGAATCCACGAGTTGGGCTGAGGTTTTTGACACAACAACTCAAGTTTGGGAATCTTTACCTGATCCTGGCCCTGAGCTCCGCTCCTCTTCAATTAAGGCATTGATAGTGACTAAAGGAAAGGTTTACGTTGAGAGAAGCAGCGaggataaatattttttttatgatccGATACTAGGTAGATGGGGAGTTGCAGAAAATCGACCTGCGGTTGAAATGAGGTGTGTGATAGAGGATGTTGTGTACTCATGTGATCGTTTTGGTTGCTTTTGGTATGACACAAAGCATAACCAGTGGATGGTGGTCCATGGTCTGGAAGTATTTAATAGGAATCGTCGGGGTGGTATTATTGCATTAGCGAACTACTGTGGGAAACTCTTAATCTTATGGGACAGGCCTGGTCCTGGTCAAAACAAGAACATTTGGTGTTCGGTTATTGCGCTTGAAAGACGGGATGAAGTCGTCTGGGGACATGTTGAATGGACTAGTGTCGTACTTACAGTTCCCAGTTCTTACCGTTTCTTGCGTTGCAAAGTGAAATCGGGTTGa
- the LOC130500067 gene encoding replication protein A 70 kDa DNA-binding subunit A-like, with protein sequence MINFSWNSVLSELVDSSDRFPVDRIRTHGYEALDAACDMKGDLYDYIGHIKLVNGQVLSDGLLLDDPSIAASRRVDLHVQKHDEPVLKLCLWDQAAAEFWKKFKASAGAARVILVTTLNPKCYGVLSLSSMTPSRVFLDDDIQETRDYLSWFISNQEVANRIIADVVVKPENATLGELFTYMKKASAKVAWFECTATIDDVVHGTKWYYIGCGECHTKATRGPTTLMCKKCGKSEIVGVAQYLTKLSVYDNKDQAFLVLLGDTGEELFGKKAATLVENYYEANEDAGEDDIVPVPQVMIDTIGQTRKFIVKVSTHNLAGKTQTLTVTKVLPPEVLGVQAEEVGDEGDDHASGSVKRAADGDASEGVKRARSG encoded by the exons ATGATCAACTTCTCATGGAACTCTGTGCTCTCAGAGCTGGTGGATAGCTCGGACCGTTTCCCTGTGGATCGGATCCGCACCCATGGGTACGAAGCACTTGATGCTGCTTGTGATATGAAAGGTGATCTATATG ATTACATTGGACACATCAAACTTGTGAATGGGCAGGTTCTCAGTGATGGTCTCTTACTCGATGATCCCAGCATTGCTGCTTCCCGCCGAGTTGATCTTCATGTTCAGAAACATGA CGAGCCCGTGTTGAAGCTGTGTCTCTGGGATCAGGCTGCTGCTGAGTTTTGGAAGAAATTTAAAGCATCTGCAGGCGCTGCCCGTGTTATCCTGGTCACTACCTTGAACCCAAAATGTTACGGAG TCTTATCTCTGTCCTCCATGACGCCATCTCGTGTGTTTTTGGATGATGATATCCAAGAAACCCGGGACTACCTTAGCTG GTTTATCTCGAACCAGGAAGTTGCCAACAGGATCATTGCGGATGTGGTCGTGAAACCTGAGAATGCGACACTGGGTGAGCTCTTCACATATATGAAGAAGGCGTCTGCTAAG GTTGCTTGGTTTGAATGCACAGCCACAATTGATGATGTTGTGCATGGAACTAAGTGGTATTACATAGGGTGTGGTGAGTGCCATACCAAGGCAACTAGAGGGCCCACAACCCTCATGTGCAAGAAGTGTGGGAAGAGCGAGATTGTTGGCGTGGCTCA atACCTGACCAAGCTATCGGTCTATGACAACAAGGATCAAGCTTTCTTGGTCTTACTTGGTGACACTGGTGAAGAGTTGTTTGGGAAGAAGGCTGCAACATTGGTGGAGAACTACTACGAG GCGAATGAAGATGCTGGAGAAGATGACATTGTTCCAGTTCCACAAGTTATGATTGACACCATTGGACAGACAAGGAAGTTCATTGTGAAGGTGTCAACCCACAACTTAGCTGGGAAGACTCAGACTTTAACTGTGACAAAGGTGTTACCTCCTGAGGTGTTGGGTGTCCAAGCTGAAGAGGTCGGTGATGAAGGGGATGATCATGCATCTGGGTCGGTGAAAAGGGCTGCTGATGGAGATGCGTCCGAGGGTGTGAAGCGTGCTAGAAGTGGCTAA